In Paenacidovorax monticola, the genomic window GATCCTCTCGCCGAGCTTCGAGCCCTTCGATGACCCGTTCCTCGGTGTCACCATTGACGGGCGCCTGATCTGCTACTACCTGCTTTTCGTCACCGCCGTGGTGCTGGTGCTGGCGCTGCTGCGCATCGTGAACTCGCCGTTCGGCCGCGTGCTGCAGGCCATCCGCGAGAACGAGTTCCGCGCCGAGGCCATCGGTTACCGCGTGGTGGTGTACCGCACCACGTCGAGCGTGCTCTCGGCGCTGTTCGCCACGCTCGCGGGCGCCATGCTTGCGCTCTGGCTGCGCTACAACGGGCCCGACACCTCGCTGTCGTTCGAGATCATGATGGACTGCCTGCTCATCGTGGTCATCGGCGGCATGGGCACGATCTACGGATCGGCCATCGGCGCCGTGCTGTTCCTCGTGGCGCAAAGCTATCTGCAGGACCTGCTGCGCCTGGGGCACGAGGCTACATCGGCGCTGCCCTGGCTCTCGGCACTGCTCTCGCCCGACCGCTGGCTGCTCTGGCTCGGCCTGCTGTTCGTGCTCTCGGTCTACTACTTTCCCACCGGCGTGGTGGGGCGGCTGCGCGCGAGCGCGCTGCGCAAGGTCTGACGATTTCCTCTGGCATCCCTTCCCTGACTACTTTCACTACAACAGGAGACAAAGCCCATGAAGAAGACCCGTGTGAATGCCCTGCGTCCCGCTGCCGTCACGGCGCTGGCCGCCGCAGTGCTGACCGCCTGCGGCGGTGGCAGTGGCGACGGCGGTGCGCCCCTGAACATCAAACCCAGCTACCTGGGCACGGTGTCGCAGCAGACCTATGACGGCAGCAGCGACGACCTGCTGACGGCCGGCCTGGGCAAGACCGGCCTGGCCGCAGCCGCGCCGCCGGCCTACGCCGACCCGCTCAAGCCCACGGCGGCCGAACTGCGCCGCTCCGCCATCCACACCAACTACCGCGCCATGCTCGACATGACGGCGGCCGGCGGCTACGGCACGCTCTATGGCCCCAACGTGGACGCCCAAGGCAATGTGACGGCGAGCGAAGGCAAGGTGCCCGGCACCGAGTACCTCACGTTCTCCGATGACGGCACGGGCCGCAAGAATGTCACGCTCATGGTGCAGGTGCCGGCCAGCTTCGACCCCAAGAAGGCCTGCATCATCACCGCCACGGCCTCGGGCTCGCGCGGCGTGTACGGCGGCATTTCCACGGGCGAATGGGGCC contains:
- a CDS encoding branched-chain amino acid ABC transporter permease — translated: MLNRLLSGDYPRSRVLAAILVVLMLGLAFAPFIFPGVKALSVAAKVLVFVVLVASFDLLLGYTGIVSFAHTMFFGIGAYGVAVATTRMGPTWSALAVGIAGALVLSLLLSLAVGLFSLRVRAIFFAMITLAVAAAFQTLASQLSDITGGEDGLTFKVPEILSPSFEPFDDPFLGVTIDGRLICYYLLFVTAVVLVLALLRIVNSPFGRVLQAIRENEFRAEAIGYRVVVYRTTSSVLSALFATLAGAMLALWLRYNGPDTSLSFEIMMDCLLIVVIGGMGTIYGSAIGAVLFLVAQSYLQDLLRLGHEATSALPWLSALLSPDRWLLWLGLLFVLSVYYFPTGVVGRLRASALRKV